The following proteins are co-located in the Barnesiella propionica genome:
- a CDS encoding toll/interleukin-1 receptor domain-containing protein has translation MNNPPIKKKIFFSYAWRDMGLAMRIDSDLRRCGLNNIWRDRINGEATGDFRKEYQQKIDECDYFILLDSPNYRNYSTWCKDEINYFLQIQAQHSHKKLILCLALADGEWRYPELFINQRTYKYIDFSSSENTPGAIYDNESKYNLAMLELCSVFKINYSPWTENDYEQDFLDELKQSTNNKITEKDREYLLEEYRIISYKWLQNMNTVESRINNLITDCEALNIKTIFPYILLGDYLYKKAELNKCFELFLKTTSLYPQDPRPFRWLGTINYSFKNYDKAIYFHNEAIKLAEISPDKGHKKYIRESRLSIICVLLKKGLAEQALEKAKEFEEIYPETEWDNPVIYSYVAHAHLITGQTSGHVYELLLNAISKFPQEERFHKFLGIYFINKKIYSKALEAFEKAIDNSSSLSRTIEYYYDAIFTCHKLGLKNKINDIIKRCNVIIQPDIQLSDNDIYTLGYIYFYGENFIKAEEYYKRCLSKNKKEYSF, from the coding sequence AAGCGACCGGAGATTTCAGAAAAGAATACCAACAAAAAATAGATGAATGCGACTACTTTATCTTACTGGACAGTCCTAATTATAGAAATTATTCCACCTGGTGCAAAGACGAAATAAATTATTTCTTACAGATACAAGCGCAACACTCCCATAAAAAACTTATCTTATGCCTCGCACTAGCTGACGGAGAATGGCGTTATCCTGAATTATTCATCAACCAGCGTACTTATAAGTACATAGATTTTTCATCATCGGAAAATACCCCCGGAGCCATTTACGACAACGAAAGCAAATATAATTTAGCGATGTTAGAATTATGCTCTGTGTTCAAAATAAATTATTCTCCATGGACCGAGAATGACTATGAACAAGATTTTCTAGATGAACTTAAACAAAGCACTAATAATAAAATCACAGAAAAAGACAGAGAATATCTTTTAGAAGAATACAGAATCATTTCGTATAAATGGTTACAAAACATGAATACGGTGGAATCCAGAATCAATAATTTAATCACCGACTGCGAAGCTCTTAATATTAAAACGATTTTCCCCTACATTTTGCTGGGAGACTATTTATATAAAAAAGCTGAACTCAACAAATGTTTTGAGCTATTCCTGAAAACAACAAGTTTATATCCGCAAGATCCACGTCCTTTCCGGTGGCTGGGAACCATCAACTACTCATTTAAAAATTATGACAAGGCTATTTACTTTCATAATGAAGCTATAAAATTAGCAGAAATTTCACCGGACAAAGGACATAAAAAATATATAAGAGAATCCAGGCTCAGTATCATTTGTGTGCTTTTAAAAAAAGGGTTAGCAGAACAGGCTCTTGAAAAAGCTAAAGAATTTGAAGAAATATACCCTGAAACAGAATGGGATAATCCTGTTATTTATTCGTATGTGGCCCATGCTCATCTAATTACCGGTCAAACATCCGGGCATGTTTATGAATTATTACTGAATGCCATTTCGAAATTTCCGCAAGAAGAAAGATTCCACAAGTTTTTAGGAATATATTTCATTAATAAAAAGATATATTCCAAAGCATTAGAGGCTTTCGAAAAAGCTATAGATAACAGTTCTTCCCTGAGCCGCACGATTGAATATTATTATGATGCGATATTTACATGCCATAAACTCGGATTAAAAAATAAAATAAATGACATCATAAAAAGATGCAATGTAATTATACAGCCCGATATACAATTATCCGACAATGACATATATACGCTTGGATATATCTATTTCTACGGAGAAAACTTCATAAAAGCCGAAGAATATTACAAAAGGTGTCTGTCGAAAAATAAAAAAGAATATTCATTCTAA
- a CDS encoding rhomboid family intramembrane serine protease, giving the protein MFTYIIIALTVVISLRCFKDRRLFEKLAFIPYLTVKRNEWYRLVTHGFVHADMTHLLVNMFTFWSFGVYIERVFGYLGFGAFGFLGLYIGGMVMASAYDLYRQRNNPSFLSIGASGAVSAVLFSSIFLEPWSKILLFAIIPVPGIVFGILYLVYCQYMAKQSGDNINHNAHFYGAAYGLIYPALLDTSLVSSFFSRLFSF; this is encoded by the coding sequence ATGTTTACTTATATAATTATTGCGCTTACGGTTGTCATTTCTTTACGTTGTTTTAAAGATCGTCGCCTATTTGAAAAGCTGGCTTTCATTCCTTATCTTACCGTAAAAAGGAATGAATGGTATCGGCTGGTAACGCATGGTTTTGTGCATGCCGATATGACTCATTTGCTGGTGAATATGTTCACCTTTTGGTCGTTTGGGGTATATATCGAACGGGTATTCGGCTATCTTGGTTTTGGAGCTTTCGGTTTTCTCGGCCTGTATATAGGAGGAATGGTTATGGCTTCGGCGTATGATTTGTACCGTCAGCGAAACAATCCTTCATTTTTGTCGATAGGAGCTTCGGGAGCGGTTTCCGCTGTTTTATTCTCTTCTATATTTCTGGAGCCGTGGAGCAAAATACTTTTATTTGCAATCATACCTGTTCCCGGTATTGTTTTCGGTATTTTATATCTGGTATATTGTCAGTATATGGCTAAACAGTCGGGAGATAATATCAATCATAATGCTCACTTTTACGGGGCTGCTTACGGTCTTATTTATCCAGCTTTGTTGGACACCTCTCTGGTGAGTTCTTTTTTCTCCCGTCTTTTTTCTTTTTGA
- a CDS encoding transglycosylase domain-containing protein — MILSEVKRLVCPLWIRIRKFYYCCESSIIRYKAYYKRSPWYGKMGLCGLNFLIVFLLYLFLVDINFLWLFGKSPGLSSINNPSQNISSVIYSADNKPISKFFRENRSPVEYDEISPILIQTLICTEDERFYQHFGVDLQGIFAAVKDMAHGRARGASTITQQLVKNMFKVRSQYSTGLLGYIPGVKLLVMKTKEWITAVKIEMFYSKKEILTMYFNTVDFGSNAFGVKTACKTYFNTIPSDVTVEQAATLIGLLKATTTYNPHLNPKNSLKRRNVVLNNLFNHKLITEIQYDSLKNIPIKLNYNIESNYDGTALYFREAVAGFLQEWCKENDMDLYADGLKIYTTLDTRMQQYAEEAVDKQMRIVQRNFNSHWGRENPWQDRKHKEIPGFIEDLAQKTVSYKQLKQKFPDQPDSVTYYLNKPHRLKVFDYKFGVRDTLMSTMDSIRYMERFMHCGFVAMEPHTGHVKAWVGDINFDSWKYDKVLSKRQPGSTFKLFVYAAAIEAGMEPCDEEIDRYVDWDVTEKGKPAKWVPHNADGNLSGDTLSLKAAFARSINTIAVQVAKKVGIPNIIKMARAMGINSPLDDTPSLSLGASDVSLLELVNAYCTVVNDGMSHNPVWVTRIEDQDGNVLYRYKPGQKKAMTYETAFLMTEMLKAGLTEPLGTSQALWGYDLFKYDTEFGGKTGTSSNHSDAWFVGITPALVGGSWVGGEYRSIHFRTGALGQGSRTALPVFAYFMEKVLADKSLSRYRGKFSGPKVPVNKSYKCQTIYHRPDTDTIRVNTDSMDIENISIISEETVD; from the coding sequence ATGATCCTATCGGAGGTAAAGAGGCTCGTTTGTCCTTTGTGGATACGAATCCGCAAGTTTTATTACTGTTGTGAAAGCAGTATAATTAGGTACAAGGCATACTACAAAAGGTCGCCCTGGTATGGAAAGATGGGTCTGTGCGGACTTAATTTTCTCATCGTTTTTCTGTTGTACTTATTTCTGGTAGATATTAATTTTCTATGGTTATTTGGTAAATCTCCCGGATTATCCAGTATCAATAATCCGTCTCAAAATATTTCTTCTGTTATCTATAGTGCCGATAATAAGCCTATCAGTAAGTTTTTCAGGGAAAACCGGTCTCCGGTGGAATATGACGAGATCTCCCCTATATTGATACAAACGCTTATTTGTACTGAGGATGAGCGGTTTTACCAACATTTCGGTGTAGACCTGCAAGGTATATTTGCAGCTGTTAAAGACATGGCTCATGGCCGTGCGCGTGGAGCCAGTACCATTACACAGCAGCTTGTAAAGAATATGTTCAAGGTGCGTTCCCAATATTCTACCGGATTATTGGGTTACATTCCCGGAGTGAAATTACTCGTTATGAAAACAAAGGAATGGATCACAGCTGTGAAAATAGAGATGTTCTATTCCAAAAAAGAGATTCTTACGATGTATTTCAATACGGTCGATTTCGGCAGTAATGCGTTCGGGGTAAAAACGGCTTGTAAGACCTATTTTAATACTATACCGTCTGATGTTACCGTAGAACAGGCGGCTACTCTTATCGGTTTGTTAAAGGCTACGACTACTTATAATCCTCATTTAAATCCTAAAAACAGTTTAAAACGCCGGAATGTGGTACTGAATAATCTGTTCAATCATAAGTTGATAACGGAAATTCAATATGATTCTTTGAAAAATATTCCTATAAAACTGAATTACAATATCGAGTCCAATTATGACGGAACTGCACTATATTTTAGAGAAGCAGTTGCCGGTTTTTTGCAGGAGTGGTGCAAAGAAAATGATATGGATCTGTATGCCGACGGATTAAAGATATATACCACACTGGACACACGTATGCAACAATATGCCGAGGAGGCAGTGGACAAACAGATGCGTATCGTACAGCGCAATTTTAACAGTCATTGGGGACGGGAAAATCCCTGGCAGGATAGGAAACATAAAGAGATTCCCGGTTTTATTGAAGATTTGGCGCAGAAAACGGTCTCATATAAGCAACTTAAGCAAAAGTTTCCGGATCAACCGGATTCCGTTACTTATTATCTGAACAAGCCTCATCGCCTTAAAGTGTTTGATTATAAGTTTGGCGTGAGAGACACATTGATGAGTACTATGGATTCTATACGATATATGGAACGTTTTATGCATTGTGGTTTTGTTGCAATGGAACCGCATACCGGTCATGTAAAAGCTTGGGTAGGAGATATTAACTTCGATTCATGGAAATATGATAAAGTGCTTTCGAAACGTCAGCCCGGTTCTACGTTCAAACTTTTTGTATATGCGGCGGCGATAGAGGCTGGAATGGAACCATGTGATGAGGAGATAGACCGGTATGTGGATTGGGACGTTACGGAAAAAGGGAAGCCCGCTAAGTGGGTTCCTCACAATGCCGATGGAAATTTATCGGGCGATACATTATCTCTAAAAGCGGCATTTGCACGTTCTATTAATACCATTGCCGTTCAGGTAGCAAAAAAAGTTGGGATTCCGAATATTATAAAGATGGCCCGGGCTATGGGTATAAATTCTCCATTGGATGATACGCCTTCGTTGAGTTTGGGAGCTTCGGATGTTTCGTTGCTTGAGTTGGTCAATGCCTATTGTACGGTAGTAAATGACGGGATGTCTCATAACCCCGTATGGGTTACCCGTATCGAAGACCAGGACGGTAACGTGCTGTATCGTTATAAACCCGGGCAGAAAAAAGCAATGACTTATGAAACGGCTTTTCTTATGACCGAGATGCTGAAAGCAGGACTTACCGAGCCGTTGGGGACTTCTCAGGCATTATGGGGGTACGATCTATTTAAATATGATACGGAATTTGGCGGTAAAACCGGAACTTCGTCCAACCATTCCGATGCCTGGTTTGTTGGAATTACACCAGCATTGGTCGGAGGTTCCTGGGTGGGGGGGGAATACCGTAGTATTCATTTCCGCACAGGCGCTCTGGGACAGGGAAGCCGGACCGCTTTACCTGTATTTGCTTACTTTATGGAAAAGGTACTGGCTGATAAAAGCCTGTCCCGATATAGGGGCAAATTTTCCGGGCCTAAGGTGCCTGTAAATAAATCATATAAGTGCCAGACTATTTACCATCGGCCGGATACGGATACGATCCGGGTAAACACAGATAGCATGGATATAGAAAATATTTCTATTATTTCAGAAGAGACTGTAGATTAA
- a CDS encoding DMT family transporter codes for MKLKGILYGCISSGTYGLIPLFALPIMNKGIAFDSVLFYRFSCATVALAVLMLFRKVSFRIGQNEILPLITLGILFALSALCLFRSYNFMPAGIAATILFSYPIFVTLIMAVFFHEKISLIIITAITLAFTGIYLLYGGDTQGPLYTTGIVLVLLSALSYAVYLVIINSSTVSHMSGIKITFYAMTVSSLFFLLKTTSYNNLQILPDTDSIVNIILLALIPTIISCVTMVYSVHYIGSTATAVLGAMEPLTAVCVGIFVFGEPFSISLAIGMTLIILAVILIIVSHTLSKYLKEFQHFIRTEIAGKKP; via the coding sequence ATGAAATTAAAAGGTATTCTTTATGGTTGCATATCTTCTGGGACATACGGTCTCATTCCGCTCTTTGCTCTTCCAATCATGAATAAAGGGATCGCTTTTGATTCGGTACTGTTTTACCGCTTTTCCTGCGCTACCGTTGCTTTAGCCGTACTTATGTTATTCCGGAAAGTATCTTTCCGTATCGGGCAAAATGAAATATTGCCGTTAATTACATTAGGAATATTATTCGCTCTATCGGCACTCTGCCTGTTTCGAAGCTATAATTTCATGCCGGCCGGAATTGCAGCTACGATACTTTTCTCATATCCTATTTTTGTAACACTTATCATGGCTGTTTTTTTCCATGAAAAAATCTCATTGATAATTATTACAGCCATTACCCTAGCATTCACAGGCATTTATCTTTTATATGGAGGAGACACGCAAGGACCGTTATATACGACAGGTATCGTACTCGTTTTGCTGTCAGCATTATCTTATGCAGTATATTTGGTTATAATAAACAGCTCTACGGTTTCTCATATGTCCGGAATAAAAATTACATTTTATGCTATGACAGTCAGCTCGCTATTTTTTTTATTGAAAACGACTTCTTATAACAATCTGCAAATACTCCCGGATACAGATTCCATAGTCAATATCATACTCCTCGCTCTTATTCCTACCATTATTTCATGTGTCACAATGGTTTACTCGGTACATTACATAGGCTCTACAGCGACGGCTGTACTGGGAGCAATGGAACCATTAACGGCTGTATGCGTTGGAATTTTTGTATTCGGAGAACCTTTCTCAATTAGTCTGGCCATAGGAATGACTCTTATTATTCTGGCGGTCATCCTCATTATAGTATCACATACTCTCTCCAAATATTTAAAAGAATTTCAACATTTTATACGAACCGAAATAGCCGGAAAGAAACCATAA
- a CDS encoding CatA-like O-acetyltransferase produces the protein MRTKIDINTWKRKENYLFFKDFVTPFFSITVEMDVTKAYKKSKEKGYKFSLYCMYAALKAVNENESLRYRQLDGEIYLYDRIELNTPIARADHSFSSVILPYYKTFSGFSQAALPIIEAAERGEGDAYSADARKDTFVVSINKWYNFTGATFQIPQNAGESIPLMALGKMVSKEGRLQMPAVMNFHHGFTDGYNVGLFWNRFQELLDED, from the coding sequence ATGAGAACCAAAATAGATATCAATACGTGGAAAAGAAAAGAGAACTATCTGTTCTTTAAAGATTTTGTTACCCCGTTCTTCAGTATAACTGTAGAAATGGATGTAACAAAAGCATACAAAAAATCTAAAGAAAAAGGTTATAAATTCTCGTTATATTGTATGTATGCTGCTTTAAAAGCGGTAAACGAAAACGAATCTTTACGGTATCGCCAACTGGATGGTGAAATTTATTTATATGATCGCATCGAACTTAATACGCCTATCGCCCGTGCCGATCATTCTTTCTCGTCGGTCATTTTACCGTATTATAAAACATTTTCCGGATTTTCGCAAGCCGCCCTACCTATTATCGAAGCTGCAGAAAGAGGAGAAGGAGATGCATATAGCGCCGATGCTCGTAAAGACACTTTTGTCGTAAGTATCAATAAATGGTATAATTTCACAGGAGCGACATTTCAAATCCCGCAAAATGCGGGAGAAAGCATACCGCTTATGGCTTTAGGAAAAATGGTTTCAAAAGAAGGGCGTCTCCAAATGCCTGCAGTAATGAACTTTCATCATGGCTTTACCGACGGATATAACGTAGGACTATTCTGGAACCGGTTTCAGGAATTACTGGACGAAGACTGA
- a CDS encoding TIGR01777 family oxidoreductase, whose product MMNIAINGATGFIGSNLSHYLSCIGHSVIPIGRAIYYDQHKLKQTLEGTNVVINLAGASINHRWSKSYQHEIYSSRVDVTRQLVKAINSLSHKPELLISASAVGFYDSQGIHNEYNHRQGKGFLPALCRDWEAEANQVSSDIRLVITRFGVVFSSNGGAFPQMVRSIPWGISFRIGNGHQIISWIALADLMRAMEFIISHPELDGIVNCTTPESITQGELAKAIANAYHIGIILSVPALLFKLLYGKASTVFTEGQHAKPVKLPEYGFSFISPNAEDFLQRTAPKKTKK is encoded by the coding sequence ATGATGAATATTGCTATTAACGGAGCTACAGGATTTATCGGTTCCAATCTTTCTCATTATCTTTCCTGTATAGGACATTCTGTGATACCTATCGGGAGAGCTATTTATTATGATCAGCATAAACTAAAACAAACACTGGAAGGCACTAATGTCGTTATCAATCTTGCCGGTGCTTCCATTAATCACCGATGGTCTAAATCATACCAGCATGAAATATATTCCAGCCGGGTAGATGTAACCCGCCAACTGGTAAAAGCTATAAATAGTTTATCTCATAAGCCGGAACTGCTGATCTCGGCTTCAGCTGTAGGATTTTATGATTCACAAGGTATACATAACGAATACAATCACCGGCAAGGAAAAGGTTTCCTTCCCGCACTGTGCCGGGATTGGGAAGCAGAGGCAAACCAAGTATCCTCCGATATCCGGCTGGTCATCACCCGGTTTGGCGTCGTATTTTCCTCTAATGGAGGCGCATTTCCGCAAATGGTACGGTCAATCCCTTGGGGAATATCTTTTCGGATCGGGAATGGTCATCAAATTATTTCCTGGATCGCACTGGCAGATCTTATGCGTGCCATGGAATTTATTATTTCTCATCCGGAATTAGATGGTATTGTAAACTGTACAACACCAGAATCTATTACCCAGGGAGAGTTAGCCAAAGCTATAGCCAATGCCTATCATATAGGTATCATATTATCTGTACCTGCTCTCCTGTTCAAACTATTATATGGTAAAGCTTCAACTGTATTTACGGAAGGTCAGCATGCTAAACCGGTCAAATTGCCAGAATACGGTTTTTCTTTTATTTCACCGAATGCCGAAGATTTTTTACAAAGAACAGCTCCTAAAAAAACAAAAAAATGA
- a CDS encoding nitroreductase family protein — translation MIFCSCQDKKSSGKEANIVYENIMNRKSVRNYTPQPVKKELLDTLVRAGMAAPTSRDIRPWEFIIITDNEILQSLGEKLPFAKMLKETKQAIVVCGDSIKSDAWVQDCSAATENILLAAESLGLGAVWTAAFPYPDRIKAVSETLKLPANIIPLCVIPLGYPAGKNTPKNKYNPSVIHYNVW, via the coding sequence ATGATTTTCTGTTCTTGCCAGGATAAGAAATCATCCGGCAAAGAAGCAAATATTGTTTACGAGAACATCATGAACCGGAAAAGCGTACGTAACTACACCCCACAACCGGTAAAAAAAGAACTGTTAGACACTCTCGTCCGGGCTGGTATGGCCGCACCTACAAGCAGGGATATACGTCCCTGGGAGTTCATCATTATTACCGATAATGAAATATTACAATCATTAGGGGAAAAACTGCCTTTTGCTAAAATGCTTAAAGAAACAAAACAGGCTATCGTAGTCTGTGGAGATTCCATCAAATCGGATGCATGGGTACAAGATTGCTCCGCAGCCACAGAAAATATACTTTTAGCAGCAGAATCACTGGGATTAGGAGCTGTATGGACTGCTGCGTTTCCGTACCCAGACCGCATTAAAGCTGTAAGCGAAACTTTAAAATTACCGGCGAACATTATACCTTTGTGTGTAATCCCGCTCGGATACCCGGCCGGAAAAAACACTCCTAAAAATAAATATAATCCGTCCGTTATCCACTATAATGTATGGTAA
- a CDS encoding 30S ribosomal protein S16 codes for MATKIRLQRHGRKDYAFYQIVIADSRAPRDGKFIERVGSYNPNTNPATINLNFERALYWLTTGAQPTDTVRNILSNEGVLLKKHLLGGVKKGAFSAEEAEKRFEAWLKNKQSATEAAKAKLNDAKAIEAKKRLEAEQETNKAKAEAVAQKRAEIAAAKAEAEAAKAAEEAAAAAPVEEEATAEAPAQESAE; via the coding sequence ATGGCAACAAAAATCAGATTACAAAGACATGGCCGTAAAGATTACGCGTTCTATCAGATTGTAATCGCCGATAGCAGGGCACCACGTGATGGTAAGTTTATTGAAAGGGTAGGTTCTTATAATCCGAACACTAATCCTGCTACAATAAATTTGAATTTCGAAAGAGCTTTGTATTGGCTGACAACCGGTGCTCAACCCACCGATACGGTTCGTAATATACTTTCAAACGAAGGTGTATTATTGAAGAAACACCTTTTAGGTGGTGTGAAAAAAGGAGCCTTTTCCGCTGAAGAAGCAGAAAAGCGTTTTGAAGCCTGGTTGAAAAACAAACAATCTGCAACAGAAGCCGCGAAAGCTAAATTGAATGATGCTAAAGCTATAGAAGCCAAAAAGCGTCTTGAAGCCGAACAGGAAACTAATAAGGCTAAAGCCGAAGCTGTTGCTCAAAAACGTGCAGAAATAGCTGCTGCCAAGGCTGAGGCCGAAGCTGCGAAAGCTGCCGAGGAAGCTGCTGCCGCCGCTCCGGTGGAAGAAGAGGCTACCGCAGAAGCTCCTGCTCAAGAAAGTGCTGAATAA
- a CDS encoding choice-of-anchor J domain-containing protein — protein MKKSTLLKSLFLAATLFMSTSAFAEEIYKETFDNVTPDKGKIDACKGFDQAVNGVSYVATNNTAGDIRKTSSLNPHLWLPAGKDAGIKISNINTSGCNNMVLSFKIAPNKGGAKLALSITANGTTIEFPETVLTTQNEYQTITCTTQIPEASATEIIIEASATGNSTATTNGLRIDDITINGDKAADAPVITAENVDFGTVYDATETSKNLVVTGTNTTAPITYVLADDNNVFTVTGDLTAAGGTLTVKFAPKAGGEYEATLNMVSGTASKTVNIKGIYEAPQTATLPYEQNFATDLGDTYAYSVSGSRTWFWAQFENSGTTETYAQMGAGKPSSANEDWLITPGITSNSNDGVTISFDTKTAYAGKPLQLLYSKNYKGVGDPTAATWTEITKDATWPATPASGYSNITPSGDITVAGSGQIHFAFKYTSDDSAEGSSTWQIHQIQIKAATSGVESASNNETNIYAANGTIYVNAVAGELIEVYNTLGQKLMAKKATDGLNAINVNGSALVIVKAGNKVAKVVL, from the coding sequence ATGAAAAAATCTACTCTTCTTAAAAGTTTATTTCTGGCAGCTACTCTGTTCATGAGTACAAGCGCCTTTGCAGAGGAAATCTACAAAGAGACCTTCGACAACGTAACTCCCGACAAAGGTAAAATAGATGCCTGCAAAGGATTTGACCAGGCAGTAAACGGTGTCTCTTATGTGGCTACGAATAACACTGCAGGAGATATCCGTAAAACGTCAAGTCTAAATCCGCACCTTTGGTTACCAGCTGGAAAAGATGCCGGAATTAAAATATCCAACATCAATACCAGCGGATGCAACAACATGGTATTGTCTTTTAAAATAGCTCCCAATAAAGGAGGTGCAAAACTTGCTTTATCCATAACTGCAAACGGAACAACCATCGAATTTCCCGAAACCGTGCTGACTACTCAAAACGAATATCAGACAATTACCTGTACGACACAGATTCCTGAAGCTTCAGCTACGGAAATCATAATAGAAGCTTCAGCTACGGGGAACTCTACAGCTACGACCAATGGTTTAAGAATCGATGATATCACTATTAACGGCGACAAAGCCGCCGATGCACCGGTAATTACCGCTGAAAACGTTGACTTCGGAACGGTTTACGACGCTACCGAAACAAGCAAAAATTTAGTTGTAACGGGAACAAATACTACTGCTCCTATCACTTATGTTTTAGCTGACGATAATAATGTATTTACCGTTACAGGTGACTTAACTGCAGCCGGAGGAACTCTTACAGTAAAATTTGCTCCCAAAGCCGGAGGCGAATATGAGGCTACATTAAATATGGTAAGCGGAACCGCAAGTAAAACCGTAAATATAAAAGGTATATACGAAGCTCCTCAAACAGCGACTTTGCCTTATGAGCAAAATTTCGCAACAGATTTAGGCGACACATATGCTTACAGCGTAAGCGGTAGCCGTACTTGGTTCTGGGCACAATTTGAAAATAGCGGAACGACTGAAACTTACGCCCAAATGGGTGCTGGCAAACCTTCTTCTGCCAATGAGGACTGGTTAATTACTCCGGGCATTACTTCTAATTCTAATGACGGCGTTACTATTTCTTTCGACACGAAGACAGCTTACGCCGGCAAACCATTACAACTTTTATACTCTAAAAATTATAAAGGCGTAGGCGATCCTACAGCTGCAACATGGACCGAAATTACAAAAGATGCAACTTGGCCTGCAACTCCTGCCAGCGGTTATTCCAATATTACCCCGTCTGGAGATATAACAGTAGCAGGTAGCGGACAAATTCATTTTGCATTTAAATATACTTCAGACGATAGTGCAGAGGGTTCTTCTACATGGCAAATCCATCAGATTCAAATTAAAGCAGCGACTTCTGGTGTTGAATCTGCAAGTAATAACGAAACAAATATATACGCAGCAAACGGGACTATTTATGTAAATGCCGTAGCCGGCGAACTTATTGAAGTTTACAATACATTAGGACAGAAATTAATGGCTAAAAAAGCTACCGACGGTCTTAATGCCATTAATGTAAACGGTTCCGCATTAGTTATCGTAAAAGCCGGTAACAAAGTAGCAAAAGTTGTTCTTTAA
- a CDS encoding T9SS type A sorting domain-containing protein, with translation MNIINYLRKEARTICASSFLIIISVLPAYSEIVYTENFDYPIGDLLSAHGWEAFSTGSSPISVTNGLSFPGYPGSDIGGAAVIDANGEDVRHAFDRPITKGSAYVAFMGRVSWSDKASYFVSLWDGTVSYTVHNYHGRVYANSDGQVGLSFADNQKSEYSSSSFFSPEGKTYLFIIRYDIVPGNNNDQVRLYVLDEITKNEPETATIGPLSDATKPDVLPNGFVLRQYSDGQQMVIDGIRAATSWEEAVGITSGIVPTSKNSFFSIDRTTNGLEINLEEAKDIILYNITGQIVKRLNGNIGKNSIMNLYRGIYILRIGNETVKISL, from the coding sequence ATGAATATTATAAACTATCTAAGGAAGGAAGCGCGGACTATCTGCGCTTCTTCTTTTTTAATCATCATATCTGTATTACCCGCCTATAGTGAAATCGTTTATACCGAGAATTTCGATTATCCAATCGGAGATCTTTTATCGGCACACGGGTGGGAAGCATTCAGCACAGGAAGCTCCCCGATATCTGTTACCAACGGATTATCTTTCCCGGGCTATCCCGGCTCTGATATAGGGGGAGCAGCAGTTATAGACGCAAACGGAGAAGACGTTCGTCATGCTTTCGATCGCCCTATTACAAAAGGAAGCGCCTATGTAGCTTTTATGGGAAGAGTATCCTGGAGTGACAAAGCCTCATACTTCGTCTCCTTATGGGACGGAACAGTAAGTTATACGGTTCATAATTATCACGGACGGGTTTATGCTAACAGCGACGGACAGGTAGGATTATCTTTTGCCGATAATCAAAAGTCCGAATATTCATCTTCTTCTTTCTTTTCCCCGGAAGGAAAAACATATCTTTTTATCATACGATATGATATTGTTCCGGGAAACAATAATGACCAGGTAAGGCTTTACGTATTGGATGAAATAACAAAAAATGAACCGGAAACAGCTACGATAGGTCCGTTAAGCGATGCCACCAAACCGGACGTTTTACCCAATGGTTTCGTTCTCCGTCAATATAGCGACGGTCAGCAAATGGTCATCGACGGCATACGTGCTGCAACATCGTGGGAAGAAGCTGTCGGCATTACTTCAGGAATTGTACCTACCAGTAAAAACAGCTTTTTTTCTATTGACCGAACAACCAACGGGTTGGAAATAAATCTGGAAGAAGCAAAAGACATTATTCTCTATAATATCACCGGACAAATAGTAAAAAGACTAAACGGGAACATAGGGAAAAACTCTATTATGAATCTTTATAGGGGGATATATATACTACGGATAGGTAATGAAACAGTCAAAATATCCCTCTAA